One part of the Rutidosis leptorrhynchoides isolate AG116_Rl617_1_P2 chromosome 1, CSIRO_AGI_Rlap_v1, whole genome shotgun sequence genome encodes these proteins:
- the LOC139892141 gene encoding auxin-responsive protein SAUR24-like: MGILKRQCHAKKNNGILKLKVVAEKLHKSLLQAKKWSPSKTNCEMGQETTVPKDVKEGHFAVIAANDNEERRFVVPLAYLGHPLFQRLLERAAEEYGFDHDGALMVPCRPSELERMLAQNESPSRDDVGWSSYNAMLESY, from the coding sequence atgggAATACTAAAAAGACAATGTCATGCCAAGAAAAATAATGGGATTCTAAAGCTAAAAGTTGTAGCAGAGAAGCTTCACAAGAGTCTTTTACAAGCCAAGAAATGGAGTCCGAGCAAAACGAATTGTGAAATGGGCCAAGAAACGACGGTGCCTAAAGATGTGAAAGAAGGACATTTTGCGGTGATTGCAGCCAATGATAATGAAGAAAGGAGATTTGTGGTTCCATTAGCATACCTTGGTCACCCATTGTTTCAACGGTTGTTGGAGAGAGCAGCGGAGGAGTATGGGTTCGACCACGATGGTGCACTTATGGTGCCTTGCAGGCCAAGTGAGTTAGAGCGGATGTTGGCCCAGAATGAGTCCCCTTCAAGAGATGATGTTGGTTGGAGTTCATATAATGCCATGTTGGAAAGTTATTAA